The genomic stretch ttgttttcttctgtctATCTTATTATTAGTAAAATCACTTTCCATTATTTaattttgattatcagtaacacatgttcttctaaattaaaactttgaccgaaattccactttttggttaaacagccAAACTATTGTATAGGAAACGTTGTTACACCTGCCACAGCATGTAAAGGCGAGAATGATGGCTCTGACTTGCCCACTTTGGTCACTTGTATAAGAAAAGCATTATCAGAATTGAGTTCCAAATATGTGGATTTTAAACAAAATCGAGATGAGGCAATATTTGCTATTCCCTATGACGCTGCGGAGCTCTTTGCAGCACGTTTCCGAGGCGAGATAGAGATACATATTAGTAGCTTGTGTGGCTACCAACATAAAGAAATTGAGTGGGTATAAGGCATATAACAAAAAAGGTTTCCTcgatcataaaataaaaaaagaaaaagcagaCAGAAAAAGTTTGATTCTTTAAACAAGCAggttttggcttcttttttagtACCCTAATTCTCTTGTTGGCTTTGATACcataaaataaaatagagaaaAAGACCTTCaagagaataaataaataaaaccatttttaagAGACAAACTCCAGTGAACCCCTTTCCTCCCATTCATTGCCCTTTGAAAGaagtcaaaataaaaaatatgttaGATTTTGGTTGGGGAAAACCTTCATGGGTAAGTCAGATTCAAGATTTTGGCACAAATGCTGTTATATTGATGGAGTCAGGAGATAGTGGTGGAGTAGACGCATGGGTATGCTTGAAGGACAAAGACAGCATGTCAGTTTTTGAGCATGAGCTAGCGCTATTAGCATTTGGATCTGCCAAATAATTTAAAAGCTTGCTGCATCAGCTTAAATTGTTACTATTACTTTAGTTCCTTTGTTGTTTCTTTTCATGGGTGACATCCGTATTTGTGTTTCTGGATCCAACGCTTCCAGAATTCGATGAGGTCAAATTTGGCTGGCCATAAACATAATACAGGTTAGCAGATTGCTCTGCGAGAAATTGAGTGAACTTCACATGGAATTTGACTTACACATACTTACAATGCAAAAGAATTTTTGTATTATCAAGTCATTTAAAAGATAACCTTGAAAAATAAAGTCGACAATCTATTGCAATATCTTAAATTATACAGTATAGTGTAGGCAGATGCAGAATCCGACGGTCACGGGAGCGTCATTACATTCAATATAAATTTATTACTTCTCATAAAGATTGGTACGGGCTTCTGTTAATAATTTGACTATTTCTTGAAGACATTTGCAAGTATATATGGAGTTTTTGTCGAAGTTTTAAGGTGTCAGTGACCCTTCTCCCTACTATGTACGTTTGCTTCTATGTATATATGTTAGAAATATGCTTTAGAAGTTGCTCTCAGTAAAATTATTTTACTGTTTCAGCTTAAGAATTATTTATTGCAgtaatttagtttgaatttgaaataattttgaacTAGTCTTTAGGAGTTAACTAGTTTCTAGGAGATTGTTATTTTCAGCAGATTTTGTGCTGATTTTTAGGTCTTTTAAGTTAGTATTTCTCTTATAAATTATAGTCCATATGCagtaaaataatataaaattttcAGCTTCAGTTTCTTTTACATCTATTCCAGCatactctttttattttcttatcaTCTTCCCCGATTATTTCCCTTCAGAAAAGAAATTAACTTGTTAAACTCGATGATTCTGTCATGTAACAAATTAACTTGCTAAACTTGATGATTTTGTCATGTAACATAAATAAGATGCACATGGTCTAGTTATATTACTAATtggcaaaagaaaaaaatagtcaTTTATTGATTCTTGTAATCTGTATAACTATTACACTGTCAAAGTTCAATTATTATGATACAATTATTTTTATAAAGATTGTGCTAAGCAATCACAACGCACGTTGGGAAGTTACAAGGAATACAATTATATTTAATGAAAGTATATCTCTCCAGTTGACTCAGAGGATCTCTTGTTTGTTTTAGAGCCCAATTGGATTAACTGATTGTAAATAGCTGATAAGTTTGAAGTgctgaaaaataattttaagtgttgaaattgatttttttttaaaacatttaCATATTTGGAGAGACGTGTTGAAACTGATAATAAACAGTTGATGTGTTTGGTAGGAAAGTGTTGATAAGTTATTCTTTTATTAAAATGACTAAAATATCCTTAAAAGCTTTACAAaagattataaattaaaaagtttCTTTGTAAAGAAAAAGATGAACAATGAATATGGAATGCAAAGAGAGTTAgaaaatttattttgggaaaaatatttcgtgaattagaaaatattattaaaGATAAACTAGTAAAAGCCTTGGTCAAACTATAtatgcttataagctaaaaaacCATAAATTGAGggtgaccaacttatgacttatGGCTGATTTTAGCTTATAAACACTTGTCTTATAAGCATTTTGGGTatttaccaaacgcgtagataagccaaaaggTGCTTATAAACCTATTTGATTAGCTTATAAGCTTAGTCAAACACCCTCTtagtataataaaaataaacctCTCCTTTGTTTTAGGAATGAAACACCAAGAAGCTAATTAATAAGTAGAGAAATGGTTTCTTCTGATTATCCTACTATTAGTACAACTCATGTTGTTATGTTCCCTTTCATGTCCAAAGGCCATACCATTCCATTCATTGACCTTGCTCGCCTTCTTCTCAATCGCGGAATAATTTCTATGGTCACCATTTTCACCACTCCGGCAAATCGTCCTTTCTTCTTGATGATCTTTTAATgttcttgccttatgttttgatggtctaacaaacttaatgttaagaaccagataagggAACCTGACAAGTCTGAACAAATGAACAAAGTCCAGCCTAAACTATGAACTGATGCAAACAAAGAGCAAAAAGGAACAGGACaggaacctgatcccttggtgttctctgacagaagtacaagtcaactatacagctggaaagcaactgcagGAAGTGACTACCTGCTACTGTATACAGTGCAGTGGTCACTTCCCATTGGGAAAAGATTTGTACCAACCAAAAATTGACATcatccttgtgatgtctttggtAGTATAACAACATGGTGCAAGGCACCAGATATTAACTtgagcatttagtgatattctctcaagcagtAAAGAGTTGATCaagcattgaagtcactggtgcatcaagaacaagaagacaactccactaaaaggttaacacctagaaaggattaATGGCTGCTTCAcccaactttgaggaaggacaatcaacctacagacctcctagattcaatggtcagtactacgACTGGTGGAAGACTCgtatgcatgattttataatggcTGACAACTCAGAACTGTGGGACGTCATTTGTGATAgtccacatgttcctatgaagAAGCTTGGAGAAACTGGACCAATGGTGCCTAAAGACAGAAAAGAGTATAGTGATGTTGATAAAAAAACCGTAGAAAAGAATTATCGTTCCAAGAAAATTTTGGTATGTGGTATAtgacctgatgagtacaacagaatcttagcttgtgattctaccaaagaaatatgggaagcattGCAAACCGCACACGAAGGAACTACCCAGGTAAAACagtccaagattgacatgcttaccactgagtatgagctctttaggatgaaggatgatgagtctatacaagatatgcacactaTATTAacatccatcataaatgagtttcattcacttggagatgtcattcccagaaacaagcttgtaaggaagaTTCTCAGTGTTCTAGGTGGTTCTTGGGAgagtaaggtaaatgccatcactAAAGCTAAAGATTTGcaaactctaaccatggatgagctgattggaaatctgaagacatacgagatgaaaataaagaaagacagTGAGAGAAGAGAGcccaagaaggaaaagaacctgttGCTCAAGGTTGAAAACAGTGACTCAAGTGAAGAAGATAGTGATATGCCTATCTTActaaaagatttcaaaagatggttcgaagaaatggtggtatacATAAAAGAGGCAGTTCAAGTAAAACAAGGAGCAGTGATCTCTGTCACAAGTGCATAaagccagggcatttcatcaaaggcTGTCCACTTCTGAAACAGGAACAATACAAACAAAACCCTGACAAAGCAACAAAAAGGAACCCGGTTCCAGACAAACGATTCAGTCGAAAACGTGTAGCTGACAATATTGTGAAGCAAGCCCTTGCTGCTTGGGTAGACTCCTCCAGTGAATCAGAAGGGGAACCAGATACAGAAAAcagctccatgatggcagtggaaactgaagcaacgaAATATGACTCACTTTTTGCGCTAATGGCTTAGTCTGACGATGATGAGGAGGATGaaaatgatgaggtaaattttagggatgttcagagaaatctgaagtcctactcttctaagaaattaaggtcattagcaaatgttctaATTGCTGCATATTATAACCTTATCAATGACAAGGAGATCTTGACCTTAGAGCTAGGATATACTGAAGAATCTAGAGATGATCTGATGTTCTGTGTTTTAGATCTTAATAAGACCATAGCTAAtcctgaaaaagaaaaggaagttttGAATAAAAAGATAAATAgtgtagaaaatgagagagatAACCTGATGGTAGTGGTCGTTGATTTGAAGGAAACTATAGAAGTATTTAGCAATGAAAAGCATACTCTAGAAAAGAAAAATGCAGCTACTGAGCAAGAGAAGGATGATTCTTTAGTGATAATCACTGATCTAGAGGAAACTATTGAGAAACTCAAATCAGAACTTAGGCCTGCAAGTAttgagaaaggaaaagaagtaGCTAGTGAGTCacacatcaaact from Nicotiana sylvestris chromosome 12, ASM39365v2, whole genome shotgun sequence encodes the following:
- the LOC138884041 gene encoding uncharacterized protein, encoding MAASPNFEEGQSTYRPPRFNGQYYDWWKTRMHDFIMADNSELWDVICDSPHVPMKKLGETGPMVPKDRKEYSDVDKKTVEKNYRSKKILVKQSKIDMLTTEYELFRMKDDESIQDMHTILTSIINEFHSLGDVIPRNKLVRKILSVLGGSWESKVNAITKAKDLQTLTMDELIGNLKTYEMKIKKDSERREPKKEKNLLLKVENSDSSEEDSDMPILLKDFKRWFEEMVVYIKEAVQEQYKQNPDKATKRNPVPDKRFSRKRVADNIVKQALAAWSDDDEEDENDEVNFRDVQRNLKSYSSKKLRSLANVLIAAYYNLINDKEILTLELGYTEESRDDLMFCVLDLNKTIANPEKEKEVLNKKINSVENERDNLMVVVVDLKETIEVFSNEKHTLEKKNAATEQEKDDSLVIITDLEETIEKLKSELRPASIEKGKEVASESHIKLEKELNDVKTSLCGELEKNR